The Altererythrobacter sp. ZODW24 genome window below encodes:
- a CDS encoding S41 family peptidase has protein sequence MKNALLTLSLAASLGGCATMEPALISGKLDNADGLPSGLWRSDGYGYIVDFGNQAQVYNVAGDFCVALAQGQEGPMQYFDSFRLSGDRSELELSHSAEPYVIRLHPESALPASCSAGEQTALQNFDAFASFFAEHYAFFELYGVDWPVATQTARAELGDSPGDGAVVGAMIGLLSRLKDGHIRLSATVDGEEGEFIPYPGKTAEAVQRTYRGEGSANAALGRQYLRADIERDILGGQGQNAANERLKFGITSDDIGYIAVMGEGGYTGREGAPFADEIEALHPAMEEAIALFNSRGVKAVIVDLSVNQGGYDFLAREIARFFTSKRQIAYSKYAGDAQDQTPQTFYIDPSPGEAFVGPVYVMTSDMTVSAGELLTLSLRALPNVTHAGAPTRGALSDVLTKYLPNGWEVTLSNEVYLDHEGTAWEGRGVTPEIAIEVFDPEAPLNGHFPAVEELIALIDKRH, from the coding sequence TTGAAAAACGCTCTGCTGACATTGTCACTCGCTGCATCGCTTGGGGGATGCGCCACTATGGAACCTGCATTGATCTCGGGAAAACTTGATAATGCCGATGGATTGCCGAGCGGCCTTTGGCGGTCGGACGGGTATGGCTACATCGTCGATTTTGGCAATCAGGCGCAGGTCTACAATGTCGCAGGCGACTTCTGCGTCGCCCTTGCTCAGGGGCAAGAGGGCCCGATGCAATATTTCGACAGTTTCCGGTTAAGTGGTGACCGGAGCGAGCTTGAACTTAGCCATTCGGCAGAGCCGTATGTGATCAGATTGCATCCCGAGAGCGCGCTTCCCGCGAGCTGCAGCGCCGGTGAGCAAACCGCGCTCCAGAACTTTGACGCTTTCGCCAGCTTCTTCGCTGAACACTATGCGTTCTTCGAATTGTATGGCGTTGATTGGCCAGTCGCAACGCAGACTGCTCGTGCTGAGCTTGGCGACAGCCCGGGTGATGGCGCGGTCGTTGGAGCTATGATCGGCCTTTTGTCGCGATTGAAGGATGGTCACATCCGGCTGTCCGCGACGGTGGACGGCGAAGAAGGTGAGTTCATTCCCTATCCTGGAAAAACTGCCGAGGCGGTGCAACGGACATATCGAGGCGAGGGCAGTGCAAACGCCGCACTTGGTAGGCAGTATCTGCGCGCGGATATCGAGCGCGATATTCTGGGTGGGCAAGGCCAGAACGCTGCGAATGAACGCCTGAAATTTGGCATCACGTCGGATGATATCGGCTATATCGCAGTAATGGGCGAGGGCGGATACACGGGCCGCGAGGGTGCCCCTTTCGCTGATGAGATCGAAGCGTTGCATCCGGCGATGGAAGAAGCAATTGCTCTGTTCAATTCTCGCGGCGTGAAGGCAGTTATTGTCGATTTGAGCGTCAATCAGGGAGGGTATGATTTCCTTGCGCGGGAAATCGCACGCTTCTTCACCAGCAAAAGGCAGATAGCATATTCGAAATATGCCGGGGACGCGCAGGATCAAACACCGCAAACATTCTACATCGACCCGTCACCGGGTGAAGCGTTTGTTGGCCCGGTCTATGTTATGACAAGTGACATGACCGTGAGCGCCGGCGAGCTGCTAACCCTCTCGCTGCGCGCCTTGCCCAACGTGACTCATGCTGGCGCGCCTACGCGCGGCGCGTTGTCCGATGTCCTGACCAAATATCTGCCTAACGGATGGGAGGTTACACTCTCGAACGAGGTCTATCTGGATCACGAAGGGACAGCTTGGGAAGGGCGGGGCGTGACGCCGGAAATTGCGATTGAGGTCTTCGATCCCGAAGCCCCTCTCAATGGCCATTTTCCCGCTGTGGAAGAGTTGATTGCTCTGATCGACAAACGGCACTGA